In the Clostridium sporogenes genome, one interval contains:
- a CDS encoding pirin family protein, whose protein sequence is MLRKIENKNMGSSDLGWLRSKFHFSFAEYYNPSNINFGALRVINDDLVQSNTGFNTHPHRDMEIISYVVNGELTHGDSMGNKNTITRGHVQYMSAGTGVYHSENNLGKDTLRFLQIWIFPGKQGYKPNYGDYRFNWDDRQNKWLHMVSSKNGDTPIKINQDMNVYSLEFEKGKEISFSVKGGRQAYLIQIEGDSLINEIELNKRAGMEIVEEDILIKAQETSHILILEMKKQD, encoded by the coding sequence ATGTTAAGAAAAATAGAAAACAAAAATATGGGGAGTAGTGATCTTGGTTGGTTAAGAAGTAAATTCCATTTTTCTTTTGCAGAGTATTACAATCCAAGCAATATAAACTTTGGAGCTTTAAGAGTTATAAATGATGATTTAGTTCAATCAAATACTGGATTTAATACTCATCCTCATAGGGATATGGAAATAATATCATATGTTGTTAATGGTGAACTTACTCATGGAGATAGCATGGGTAATAAAAATACTATAACTCGTGGCCATGTTCAATATATGAGTGCAGGAACAGGGGTTTATCATAGTGAAAATAATCTTGGAAAAGACACATTAAGGTTTTTGCAAATATGGATCTTCCCTGGTAAACAAGGATATAAGCCTAATTATGGAGATTACAGATTCAATTGGGATGATAGACAAAACAAATGGCTTCATATGGTTTCAAGTAAAAATGGTGATACACCAATAAAAATAAATCAAGATATGAATGTGTATTCCTTAGAATTTGAAAAAGGAAAAGAGATTAGTTTCTCAGTAAAGGGAGGAAGACAAGCCTACTTAATTCAAATAGAAGGAGATTCATTAATTAATGAAATTGAATTAAATAAAAGGGCTGGAATGGAAATAGTTGAGGAAGATATTTTAATTAAAGCACAAGAAACTTCTCATATTTTAATTTTAGAAATGAAAAAACAAGATTAA
- a CDS encoding AraC family transcriptional regulator yields the protein MNYSNAISECIEFIEENIKSDLTPELIANQCGYSVFHFSRIFNINKGMTLMEYVKKRRLSLAALDLFKGRRIIDIALDYGFETHNGFSKAFKKEFGFSPKQYIKCMGNYFNERLNIEIRGHIMEPVIIKKSAFKVAGYGMKTNIININYTKDIASFWSNYEGENLESKMYKILNPLKHGEVGICVSANGENGDAVYLLGVVVENFDNVTDDVITVEVPEATYAVFTTPPVDTSNDLDNNDFSEAIKKTWKYIFEEWFKDSEYVFDESKFDFEFYDERCHGRKDTVMEIYVPIEEQ from the coding sequence TTGAATTATAGTAATGCAATATCTGAGTGTATTGAATTTATTGAAGAAAATATAAAAAGCGATTTAACCCCGGAATTAATAGCAAATCAATGTGGATATTCTGTTTTTCATTTTTCAAGAATATTTAATATAAATAAAGGAATGACTTTAATGGAATATGTAAAAAAGAGAAGACTTTCATTAGCAGCTCTTGATTTGTTTAAAGGCAGAAGAATAATAGATATTGCACTTGATTATGGTTTTGAAACACATAATGGGTTTTCAAAGGCATTTAAAAAGGAATTTGGATTTAGCCCTAAACAATATATAAAATGCATGGGTAATTATTTTAATGAAAGATTAAATATAGAAATTAGGGGTCATATTATGGAACCTGTTATTATAAAAAAATCTGCATTTAAAGTGGCAGGTTATGGAATGAAAACTAATATTATAAACATTAATTATACTAAAGATATAGCTTCATTTTGGAGTAATTATGAAGGTGAAAATTTAGAAAGCAAAATGTATAAGATATTAAATCCACTAAAACATGGTGAAGTAGGAATATGTGTTTCAGCTAATGGAGAAAATGGAGATGCCGTATATTTACTTGGGGTTGTAGTTGAGAATTTTGATAATGTTACTGATGATGTGATAACAGTTGAAGTTCCAGAAGCAACTTATGCTGTTTTTACAACTCCTCCAGTAGATACATCTAATGATTTGGATAATAATGATTTCTCAGAGGCAATAAAAAAGACATGGAAATATATATTTGAGGAATGGTTTAAAGATAGCGAGTATGTTTTTGATGAAAGTAAATTTGACTTTGAATTTTACGATGAGAGATGCCATGGACGAAAAGATACTGTAATGGAAATTTATGTACCAATAGAAGAACAGTAA
- a CDS encoding DUF2812 domain-containing protein, translated as MKSKYVMIGGLAFSEENDMKKLRNYAREGWILDSIVGGFFYKLKKDKPQDIVYSLDYQNEADKEYFNIFKEAGWNHVISIGNQMHIFSAKVGTKPIYSDCTSEIDKYISAKSGTGKMSLYSLIIASMVMICLSFISIKFIKRIFLIILMIDMVLFIFSFMPYLAYRFRINKMKSNK; from the coding sequence ATGAAAAGTAAATATGTAATGATTGGTGGACTCGCGTTTAGTGAAGAAAATGATATGAAAAAGCTAAGAAATTATGCAAGGGAAGGATGGATACTAGATAGTATAGTAGGAGGCTTTTTTTATAAATTAAAAAAAGATAAACCTCAAGATATAGTGTATAGTTTGGATTATCAAAACGAAGCAGACAAAGAATATTTTAATATTTTTAAGGAAGCAGGATGGAATCATGTTATTTCTATAGGAAACCAAATGCATATTTTTTCAGCTAAAGTTGGTACTAAACCTATTTATAGTGATTGTACGTCAGAAATAGATAAATATATAAGTGCAAAGAGTGGAACAGGAAAAATGTCACTTTATTCTTTAATAATAGCTTCTATGGTAATGATCTGTTTATCCTTTATATCTATAAAATTTATAAAACGTATATTTTTAATTATATTAATGATTGATATGGTTCTATTTATTTTTAGCTTCATGCCATATTTAGCATACAGATTTAGAATTAATAAAATGAAAAGTAATAAATAG
- a CDS encoding PadR family transcriptional regulator: MPRKDSIDIGELTDSAFYILSSVIKEKHGYLIMKDIEKFTNSEVTIGPASLYTTLKKLLAADLVTLNSDIDKNKKVYKITNKGREMLIKEINRKKQMIKFAENFLK, encoded by the coding sequence ATGCCAAGAAAAGATTCTATTGATATTGGTGAACTAACAGATTCTGCTTTTTATATTTTATCTAGTGTTATTAAAGAAAAACATGGGTATTTAATTATGAAAGATATTGAGAAGTTTACTAATAGTGAAGTTACCATTGGTCCTGCATCACTGTATACAACGCTGAAAAAACTTTTAGCAGCAGACTTGGTAACACTAAATTCGGACATAGATAAAAATAAAAAAGTATATAAAATAACAAATAAAGGTCGAGAAATGCTTATAAAAGAAATTAATCGTAAAAAGCAAATGATTAAATTCGCTGAGAATTTTTTAAAGTAG
- a CDS encoding LytTR family transcriptional regulator, giving the protein MRIRIEVYNKIEEDEVIIRCSELSEDVKNIQVLLNDMLSHKKQITFYKGDTEYYLSLEEILFFETEENGICAHTIDNIYNVKYKLYELEEFLPGYFMRVSKSTILNTNHIYSITRRISSSSKVEFQNTYKQVYVSRYYYKPLKIKLLEKRK; this is encoded by the coding sequence ATGAGAATACGAATTGAAGTATATAATAAAATTGAAGAAGATGAAGTTATTATTAGATGTAGTGAACTAAGCGAAGATGTTAAAAATATTCAAGTTTTGCTTAATGATATGTTGTCACACAAGAAACAGATAACTTTTTACAAAGGTGATACTGAGTATTATCTTTCATTGGAAGAAATTTTATTCTTTGAAACTGAAGAAAATGGGATTTGTGCACATACAATTGACAATATATATAATGTGAAATATAAGCTTTATGAGCTTGAAGAATTTTTACCAGGATATTTTATGAGAGTTTCAAAATCAACAATTCTAAATACAAATCATATTTACTCCATAACACGTAGGATATCATCATCAAGTAAGGTTGAATTTCAAAATACTTATAAACAAGTATATGTTTCAAGATATTATTATAAACCATTAAAAATTAAATTATTAGAAAAGAGGAAATGA